The genomic DNA CTGCAGGACACCCTCAACGTCCTCGCACGGATCGCACCACCCGTCCGGCACGAGGGCCAGTACCTCCATCCCGGCCCGATTCACGTCAAGAACGCCGCGGATCTGCGCGATGAACTGCCCGAGTGGGGTCTGAACACCGACGGGCACATCCTCTCCTCGATCCTCGGGCGCTCGGAGTCCATCCCGATCGTCGACGGGGAGCCGCTGCTGGGCGAGTTCGGGCGCGTCTACTTCGGGGACCTTGACAGCGTCCGGTCGCGGACCCGGACGATCCACCTCCAGATCGTCGGTGGCTGACCGTGCGCATCTACGCGGTCGACGTCGGGACGACGAACCTCAAGGTCGTGCTGTACGACGAAGAGCTCAGACGACTCGCGGCGGCTACGACACCGGCGGTCTACGACCGGGAGGGCCTGCGGGTCGAGTACGACCCCGATCGGCTCTTCCGCGCGATCGTCGACCTCATCCGAGAATGCGCGCGCGGCGACGACGAGGCCTCGAGGTCGGCACAGGAGGATGCAGTGATCGTGCTGACCGGCCAGGCGGAGTCCTTCGTCCTCAACGACGCCCGAGGCTCTCCGGTCCGGCCGGGACTCTCGTGGCTCGACGACCGGGCCTCGGTGCAAGCCGCAGAGATCGCCGAGGAGTTCGGCCCCGATGCAGCCTTCGCGGTCACAGGTCAACCGTTCCCGTCCTCGACGTGGCCCGCATCCAAGCTCTCGTGGCTGTCCCAGAACGAACCGGCGTCGCTCGGGACGGCGAGCTCGGTCCTGATGATCAAGGACGACCTGGTGCGTCGGTTCACGGGGGCGGCTCAGGGCGAAGCGACGACCCGCGGTTTCACCTACTTTTGGAACGTCCGGGACAAGACGTACTGGGCGCCGATGCTCGACTACTGCGGCATCTCGGAACAGGCCCTGCCTCCGGTGCTTCCCGCGGGCACCGATGCCGGCCCGATCCGCCCCGAGGTCACGGCTCTGCTGCCGAACGCGGCTTCGTATCGACTCAACGTCGGCGCGCTGGACCATTTCTGCGCGATGATCGGCACTGGGTCGTATGCCCCAGGAGCCGTCAGCGAATCGGCGGGCACCGTGCTCTCGCTCTCCCTCCTCGATCCGGACTGGACCTTTGACGAGAAGCGTCGCACCTCCTTCCACGAAGGGCTCGGGAGGGAGGACATCGTGCTCTTCGACGGCGTGGACGGGGGAGGGGCAGCCCTCGACTGGTTCCTCCGGT from Brachybacterium sacelli includes the following:
- a CDS encoding YjbQ family protein gives rise to the protein MSHSSSITRTTPARQEFFDVTDEVVELVRSSEVSRGIVLAYTPHTSCCVLLQEESEDTTYFGTQLILQDTLNVLARIAPPVRHEGQYLHPGPIHVKNAADLRDELPEWGLNTDGHILSSILGRSESIPIVDGEPLLGEFGRVYFGDLDSVRSRTRTIHLQIVGG
- a CDS encoding FGGY-family carbohydrate kinase, which produces MRIYAVDVGTTNLKVVLYDEELRRLAAATTPAVYDREGLRVEYDPDRLFRAIVDLIRECARGDDEASRSAQEDAVIVLTGQAESFVLNDARGSPVRPGLSWLDDRASVQAAEIAEEFGPDAAFAVTGQPFPSSTWPASKLSWLSQNEPASLGTASSVLMIKDDLVRRFTGAAQGEATTRGFTYFWNVRDKTYWAPMLDYCGISEQALPPVLPAGTDAGPIRPEVTALLPNAASYRLNVGALDHFCAMIGTGSYAPGAVSESAGTVLSLSLLDPDWTFDEKRRTSFHEGLGREDIVLFDGVDGGGAALDWFLRSGLGGMDYAALEKALAGRGDIEAHAPLFLPYLTGVNPPDYFEDAKGAFVDLVFAHDGIDMAYAVEEGVAHLLRRTLAHLGTRPIHEIVSTGGGTASAFWTQLKADVCGIDIVVPAAPEATCRGAAVLALVAAGRLDHHTDANSLNPPARRRYEASAGPVRDQRYRRFQELLGRLFPPHDTEVR